The Pieris napi chromosome 9, ilPieNapi1.2, whole genome shotgun sequence genomic sequence TTAAGTATGAACCCCTTTGTAACTTTATTCCTTAAATGTTGTGGCATTAACttaacttatattaaaatgattacCTGATAAATATAGCCATGGATGTGTAGGGATAGTTGACAGCACCGAAACCAGATAGTAACGCCATTACAGTCACTCCTATTACGCCTATACGAGATACTCCTTGCTCTATAGAAAATATGCCctggaaatatttattaaaaaatttaataatgtttcatTCATGTCTTTAAAGCATGTTGGTGATTACACGTCTGTGTgtaaaagaaattatatagGCACCTTGCTAttgcaataaatatttgagaTTTTCTAGTACATagtacagtagaacctctataagtcgaacatcaagggagacgccaaaaaattcgagttatagagttttcaacttatggaggatttcgacttaggcggattttgtttcgacataaagagtttgaggtttattcttataaattttgagagagagcaaacacgtgtttccatgagtcataaatttattattgtatactcctaaaatgttttctaagaaacaatagtgtactcacattgtcggcaagttcttaaagtcggtaacttatttttgttcgaacaatagagataataaattccaaatgatcaagttgtaaaggttgtaaaataaaacgttcctatgttcgagatacagaggtcaaatttaatttttcgagttatagagtgaaaatatgtaccaaaatggcctggagggactcggtgattatttcgattaacagagggtcaagatttcaagtaatggaggttttggtgttttaagggaagggaacaaaaatttttttcgagattcggaggtttttgacttatcgaggttcgacttaacgaggttctactgtatttcattacaaaaaaggGTTGATAGAGCATTGAGTAACTCTATGTggaagttaatatttaaattgatattattaattacttaaaatgtcatgtggaacatggtgtaatggttgcagctccttacaaccgttgtgtaaaaaaaaaaaaaaaaaaaaaaaaaaaaaaacatggcgattaaaaagagtggcggagagtttattgccagttcttctcttccgttctacgcccttgatttgagaactggcagtaaatgtaaaattagaagcattaatatttatatctttaatgacgaatcacaagtgtacattgtgttacctacgtgaataaatgatttttgaattttgaattttttgataTAAGTAGAAAATGAAATACCTGTTTAGGACTCAATATGGGAAATGGATCACCGATCTtccaaaagaaatataaatatactagccaaacaaatattgttaatgGCCGTATGTGCGATCTTGACACTGgaaaagtaaaataagttacaataagatattttttatctaaagtttcacttatatattaataattggcAATGTAACTTTAAGTCCTAGATTCGAACACTGAGAAGCTATATCTACCATGTTATTCTctattacaaaataacaaatccTTGATAATAATCAACTACTACAGTGAAATTAGTCTCGAGAAATTTTTGCATATGTAGTGGTGTGTATATTACTCAGATCTTAGAGCGCGTTTCCACTATATCGTTCTGGcctatacaaaaatgtttcgaTATCCTaacattactatttaatattatacttatccCTAGCAACACTCTGATTtttgttatcaataaaaacaagtttttatttaaaaaaaaaggttttgactttataaaaaaaaggtgtgTGCGCGATTCACACACgatagaagtgaaacttcaaaGAGGAGAGaccgatatatatttttttttcctttcatcTAGGTTTTTAAAACTCCGGGGGGTCTACGGGGgggtcaaaatttatttttggccTAGGACGCACCGTTTCCGAGATATTTCAatctaaagcaaaaaatcgtCACTTGATAGTGGAAAGTGGAAACACGCACAAAACCAGAATAAACCAGTTTACGCTGTCCGCAGGTGCCACGTGCAGTCCGGCGTCAGTCGCTTGGTACTGTTAGAACATAAAGCACACATttcattcaaaaattataattattacgttaattgttaaattttgtatttgttgattgttgttattgtttgttattattgttataatatttgttgaaGTGTTTAATTTGTGTGTAAGTGTTGCaactttatattgttaattaaaaatggctcCAGTGTTAAAACATGGTCGAGGCAAGCCTTTGACTTCTCAAACTAAAGAAGTTTTGTACTGTTTGtacaaatatttcgaaaatgaGTGTAATAACAACCCGAGCAGTATTATGACTCCCACTCAATTAGTTGCTAAATCAACGGGAATTTCAATAGCATCCGTCAGAAAGGTAGTATCAGAAAGCAAATGTCGACCTTCAGATCAGGaagtaacatttaaatctCCTAAAAAGAAACCGAATCGTAAACCTACAATAGTAATCGATAACTTTGATCAGCAAGTTATCAGAAGAACAATTCATGACTTCCACAtcacaaataaagaaattccCACTTTGAAAACTTTGCACgcaaaattaaaagaagataTCGATTATAAAGGTTGTGTCAGCACGTTACGAAAACACGTCATGTCATTAGGTTTTAATTGGAAGCAAACAGAAGATAACCGGAAACTTCTTATGGAAAAACACGAAATTAGATACTtgcgaattaattatttgatgaaaattgcTGAATATCGTGAACAACGCCGACCAATTGTTTACACCGAcgaaacatatatacatacatcacATACCCTCTCGAAATCTTGGTCAGATGGAAGCACTTCAGGTTTGAAGCAACATATATCGAAAGGCAACCGCTTAATCATTGTTCATGCCGGTGGTATGGATGGCTTTATACCAAATGCATTGCTTATGTTTAAAGCCAACCAAAAAAGTGGAGATTACCACGACAATATGAACTATGACAACTATTCAAGGTGGATTCAAACTCAATTAATACCCAACTTACAACCAAATagtgttgttgttgttgacaACGCACCATATCATAACTCAATACAAAATCCTGCACCGAATAGTAATTCTAGAAAACAGCAAATGATTGACTGGCTGACATTGCGAAACATTGAGCATTCATCCACGTTGCTTAAGCCTCAATTATATGAACTGATTCTGCAAAACAAGGCGAGATTTGTAGAGTACAAGATAGACGAAATATTACGACAGCACGGTCATACTGTGCTGCGTTTACCACCATACCATCCGGAGTTTAAtcctatagaaaatatatgggGGATAGTGAAAACATATGTCGCAAAAAAGAATGTCGCAATGAATATGAAGGTTATAATGTCATTAGCTGAAGAAAAAATGAACGCCATAACTGTAGAGGAATGGAGAAAAGTTTGTCTGCATGCTATTGAGGAGGAAAACAAATATCAGGGTAGAGACGCAGCTTTAGACACAATATCAGAAcgaatcataattaatttaaataattcatctgATGAAAGCGAGGATGGGGATGATTGTGATATGCCTGGGGTTGATgaattattagaataaaacatttatggcCGGAGAACACCTAATTCATACACGTCTTCACTGAAGTGAAAACCGGCATTCACTGCTTGTAATATTTGGAACTGGCTTATCTGCCTCATACAGTTCCATAGATTACAATGCAGTGGATACACATTTTCACGTCCGTATTAGTACGTAGTGCGTATGCGTAGACGTGTACGCATTTGGTGTGCTCCAGCCACAAACGTAtattacctttaaaaaaataaaaactaaaaataaaatgttgtttttttttttatttgctgaCCATACACTACTACAAACGCAAAAATTTCTCCAAGCTAATTTACCTGTACTATCTTTCTTAAtatcaatttgtttataaaataacaaccAACTTAGACAATACTTGTTAATATGATGACAACTcacaaaattgtatattactGATGCAATAGTAGGCAATGTAGAATGGTATCAGAGCAATCACCATAAATAGCAATGAATAAAGCCCCAAATTCCAATGGAAATATCTTGAACTGTAAAAAAACAGCATGTAAGCTATATAATACATTCCAACATcttaagttaattattatagtatttattgtttagttagttttttgtcAAACAATGTATCTATATTcttatatcatatataattctaatgtTTAAGAATCCTATTCTATGTGTATGTAATTAAAGCTTAGTATTGGATGTTAAAGAAGTTGAGTACTGGACCAACTTAGATATTAAAGCAATGAAATTTgtctttatatttgtaattctTACCATTTATGGTAAGATAGATATGAGTGATCCCATAAATAAAAGTGAGAGCTATTAGATTATGCTAAACTACACTTGAGTGATGTGTAAAATCATAACTTTACAAGCTAGCAAAGCtggaaaatgtaattttaagacTTACCTTGAATCTAAATAGCCAATAATCTCAAATATGATAAGTTCAAACATTGTACAGCTCAAAGCAAATGTAACAGAAAATATTAGCTGCACAAGACTATGGTGCACTTCATAGTCCCGGAATAATTGTTTCACAAAGAATATCCAACcgcctataaaaaatattgcctaaaatgaaacaaatcatATGAATaagttgtatattataattcttaaGAATCTACTCTTGTGAAGATTTTGGGACcatttgatatttattattgttttctaaTTTAACCGGGAATGGACCAGATATAAAGAGAAACTTATAACTAAATTTTCTTACTTGagatataaaaactattaatgtgTCTTCTAGGAAAGTCATTATTCTACTTtttgattgttattatttatccGTTTCAGCACACTgcttgttataaattaaatatttataaatgttttttattaatcttaatcACAGCTTAGCTCAACACCGGTCATTGGTTACAGACTACAGTTTACTTAGTGTTTATACCAAATAATAGCACAGACTAGAAAGATCTAAAagcatacaattataataaagtaggATTCGAGAGGAATAGAGAATTAGCTTTCAAGGCGATTCCCTCTGGCCACTGCCAAACCGAAAATCGAATCGGAGTTTGGACTGGACTCAACATTGTCAAAAGATCGATCTAATATTTCTCACAACTTGGCTTAGAACctagacaaaaatatttacgacAAGCGTGACTCGCATTCTCTATGCTATGTCATTTCATTTCCACTTCCGATGCACCGCGCAGttcatgtattttttgtaagatTTAAGGCGGCAACTATGAACTTGCATacgcaaattaaataaagcttaCTACATAACTACATTGCAATTGTATACATACAGCCTGTAAggcaatacaaaatataacctTTACCATTTAGGCACTAtatgtactatatatatataatatatacagtatgtttattttattaaaatgttggaCACAGGATGAGAAAATtagagataaaataaaaataaatacttttcaattaatatattaacaatttcaATTGGCTTCAAACATTCGACTCCCGCCTTAAAAGATTTTAACGCGTTTCACATCTCATCTTACTATTCATCTTTATCTACTGCAGTACACGGTTGACTAGAAACAAATATCCATTTTAAATGCCTGTCTCGCTTTTGCTTGTTAAATTGTTCTCACTTTTAATGTGTGATAATGGCTTCAATGTGTCTTTCATCTCTGGGGTCATAGGTTCAACCCCTGGCTTCACACCCATGGAATTTCTGTCCATGTCTATGttttaacacttgctcgtGTACAACAATGTTAGTCTTACTTGCTTATTGTAAATGATCACagaacagatatagaaatctgagatCCATACCTAAAAGGTTTAGTGGCATTGGTATGTTTGagagcataaataaaataaaatttgcataCTAATATGCTCAAAATGGCTCTTCATCAGacataaagtataaattttcaaCTACAGGAAGTTTTAACTTTGTTTCAATTACATTATCTTCTAAACatgatttattttctgtatgAGTTTTCATGTGATTTTCTAAACAGATTTTTGTAGTATACTTGTGATTGCATACTGTACACTGAAATATAGCATCAGCATGAAAACGTTTCAAATGACCAGCTTTGCGAGATGCTGATACAAATTTCTGTTCACAGTAGTCACATTTATATGGCTTTTCTCCAGTATGTGATCTTGTATGATACAATAATGACTCTTTGGTAACAAACTTCCTACCACAGACATTGCATGGAAATTTTTTATCctgagtatgtttaattatatgaGCTTTTAATCGGCTTGGTGCCCAAAACCTTTTCTTACACCACTCACATTCAtgtgatttataatttaaatgctCATGTTGAATATGAACTCGTAATGTTACTTTCTGAGTATACCTTTTATTGCAATAATCACAAGTGAATTTTGCATCTGACGGTGAAGCTCTAGATATttgtttacatatatttaactcATAATGCTTTTTATATGTAGATTGGCTTTTATAGACCCGTCCACAATCTTTgcaaactattttaaaatagtgaCTAATTTCATGCATTTTCAATGTATGGcgattattaaatgttttaccaCATTCACTACATACAAGAGTAACATGACTTTCATCTTTATGAGATTGTAGTAAGGCCATTGAACCAAAACACCGTTTACAAATTGTACATTCATAGTCTTTAGGTGCATGAACTCTAATGAAGTGGTTTCTTAAATTGGATATTGTAggataaattttcaaacattttttacattttaaattcagTCTATCATTTCTATCATAAAGCATATCTTGTGTTTGTATCTTTACTGAGTACTGTTTCTTTTTATTCTCTACTATTTCATTTTTCACTATAtctgttttaaaatgttgatcTTGAATTAAGGAGTCAATTCTTTTCAATGCTAATTTGCTAGACGGAGCAATTTTTTTGTGGTAATACTTTTCTAAACTGTAGTGTTTTGTATCTACAACAAGAAATAAACTCTTTTGATCATCGTAGTATGATtccaatttaatattattaaggagACTGtcaagaattttatttaaagatgtaAAATTCTGTTTCGTGGtgttgataaatttataactatttactGCTATTCTTATACAAGTTTTGCATATGGTTTTGTTTGGTGATAGTTTATGACAAATCTGAAAAAAGATAGCATTTATGAAGTTATTAAGGTTTTGAGttacagttttaaatataattaatagaagaataaatatttctgcTTTATTACCTCATCACCCAAGACGAGGGTTAGtatatctaataattttaaggaGCTTTCTGTATTATTCTCACAAACCGTAACCTCTTCATGTAATTCTGACTTCGTCTCATTAATGATAATTTTGAAACACAGAGCGCAATACTCATGTCCATTTAATAATGTCGCAAGTAAGTTTGCCAATGCCATATTGTAGGtgcaattttattgatttaacaataaaattgcgATTACACTACTcctaagaaataattatttatagtaaattattaattttaagtttcagTCTACAATACTATAACGTaaatcgtaataaatattgcaatattttaaagatacaCTTTTAGAACTTTGTACATTAGAAATCTGTCAGCACTCATCAGTCATCAGTCAAGTATAATGGCACGCACGCATGAAGTACTCTGTACTGAGCGGCGCGCGACTAGCTTTTAATTAGAACTGTCGGCGACAATTAAGAATTTTGTGCATTgttcaaaatttgttataataggATAACCGATCATAAAAAATGAGTCGATCTACTTTATGTTTCATATACgacaattattttgtgtatgaaaattattatgatacgGTTTTAGTAAGAAAGTAATTGCTGAAGATAACTTTAAGTTatggctaaaaaaatatatttgttgttaGCAAACATTAAttcacatttatttgtacctaTAATTTGTTGGTGTTTCTACTCCTAGGTTTTTAAGCTACTACCActattattacattacttaTTAGTTCATATTGGGTTTTTACAAATCACAACttctttattgtaattattacgCGCTCATGAGATATCGGCACCTGCTTGTGGACAAATTATAATCAACCAATATTGGTCACAGAGGTCAAAAGGTAAGTAAGGCAGGGCAGGGAACTGCCCCCACACGGTCTTTTGCCTACTATTAGgatatttccttttttttcgCACAAAAGCGTAACACAGAAATGCAACGTCtcttgtcaaaattttcaatgGGAACTATCCATACCATACACAGTATGttgttgttgtaaaaacgaataaacATACAGTCCAAACGGCTTATCAGAtgtaattcaaattttgctAATCGTTTAATATCGTTGATCCCTAAAAATTATCATGGCAATGACATAAACTACgcaatgttatttaaattttaaaaatataaatcaaaatgtatagtttaaatttaatacaaattccTTTGGCGGTAGTAGGTCACGTTTTTTAAAGGTGATTCTGTCTCAAAACCAATATAACTTATCAATAAGTCAATTGTCAACAGGATATCAACTTAtaaagtgaaaataaaaaaatcagtttcTTGATTTCCTGTGTTCCAGGGTTATGTGTGACTTTTAATAGTttccttttaaattaaattttagttaaagttaaataaacaataatgctgttttaataaaacattgtgcacTTGGTATCGGTGTTTTAAAGAGGTAAAGTTGGGAAACAATTTAATTCTTTCTTTTTAAACGATAATATTTTAGGGCTATGGACTTTATTACGCTAACAGAATCTAATAATCCGttccaaaataataataaaaaattagtaaaatataatttatttgtgtgaCTAATTACACATTACCAGCAGCAGCTGTCTAACAGCAGTTGCTAAATAGGTTTGATAGAATCTATAATTACTCAAtaggtaatattatattagctaTCTAATCCTGATATTTACATAATCATAAggtatatatacctatatacatataggtttgtaagtttaatttatagggttttttgtataaaagttcagtttattttaagctttaaaaataaaatgttcagAAAATTCAGATCATCTTTTAAAGTGGTTTACctaattttaacaatattatgaaTAGACGACAAAAAGGAAAAGATTTGAGATTTTGTATGTTTGAATTGCATAAACTTAACTCCAATTTCGTTAGTTCTTATCAAATTAGGAAGTCTTCGATAGGCtaatattacttgtaaattattatataaaaaaggtccAGCCTGTTCACAATGTGATTTGCAATTGTTTCTCATGTGCTGTATTTCATAATGTGCATAATGTaactgaaattattatttacattaagtaACATTTATACTTGATATAATATCTTAAGTTATCTAGCTCTATCTATATAACTTATTATGgccatacatttattaaatattatgttaatcttttaaacaataatttgaatacttacatatttaaattattgtttaaaagattttagtatcaaatttttctttactacagtaaaatacatattattacacaaaatttattatattattcttaggGCTTATTAGACTGGACACTTGCACTAAGGAAAGTTGTATATATGAATTGtgtttatattcaaattaaatcttaaagtgtatattaacttataataactaataaaataaacaatattaagaagTTTGAGTTTCAACaccaaatttaaatgtatatttttgtgtatttaatatgtcaTGAAGAATTGACCATTATGTTTCACTTAAAACTTGGTCACTTCAGTGGCTAATGTGGTTAAATATTGGGTAaaagaattttgttttaattttggaaACCTAATAATTTTCTCCATATTAGGATAATCAGATTtacttaacaaatatatttaatagacaaatcatataaacaatttgctt encodes the following:
- the LOC125052740 gene encoding zinc finger protein 197-like, whose product is MALANLLATLLNGHEYCALCFKIIINETKSELHEEVTVCENNTESSLKLLDILTLVLGDEICHKLSPNKTICKTCIRIAVNSYKFINTTKQNFTSLNKILDSLLNNIKLESYYDDQKSLFLVVDTKHYSLEKYYHKKIAPSSKLALKRIDSLIQDQHFKTDIVKNEIVENKKKQYSVKIQTQDMLYDRNDRLNLKCKKCLKIYPTISNLRNHFIRVHAPKDYECTICKRCFGSMALLQSHKDESHVTLVCSECGKTFNNRHTLKMHEISHYFKIVCKDCGRVYKSQSTYKKHYELNICKQISRASPSDAKFTCDYCNKRYTQKVTLRVHIQHEHLNYKSHECEWCKKRFWAPSRLKAHIIKHTQDKKFPCNVCGRKFVTKESLLYHTRSHTGEKPYKCDYCEQKFVSASRKAGHLKRFHADAIFQCTVCNHKYTTKICLENHMKTHTENKSCLEDNVIETKLKLPVVENLYFMSDEEPF